Proteins encoded by one window of Halomonas sp. Bachu 37:
- the arsJ gene encoding organoarsenical effux MFS transporter ArsJ, which yields MADSLAIRLKKLPFEVRQYLLITGNYWAFTLTDGALRMLVVLYFHQLGYSPLEVAMLFLFYEAFGVVTNLVGGWLGARLGLNRTMNMGLGLQIVALGMLLVPAGMLTVAWVMAAQALSGIAKDLNKMSAKSAVKVLVPSDSVNAQGALYHWVAMLTGSKNALKGLGFFLGGLLLSLIGFQGAVLAMALMLAFVLGLSLWRLRADIGRQKVKPKFSEVFSKSRAINVLSAARLCLFASRDVWFVVALPVFLYDQHGWSHWTVGGLLAIWVIGYGGVQTQAPKLTRLLHGGARAVTAGWASALAVLAILLALLPLVQVGWLVAGLLAFGVLFAINSSWHSYLIVHYARADGVSMDVGFYYMANAMGRLLGTLLSGWLYMAYGLSACLWVASALVAASACMALALPRQHT from the coding sequence GTGGCTGATTCGCTTGCCATACGCCTCAAGAAACTGCCCTTCGAGGTTCGCCAGTACCTGCTGATTACCGGCAACTACTGGGCGTTTACCCTGACCGATGGTGCGCTGCGCATGCTGGTGGTGCTGTACTTCCATCAGCTGGGCTATTCGCCGCTTGAAGTGGCCATGCTGTTTCTGTTTTACGAGGCCTTTGGGGTAGTGACCAACCTGGTGGGCGGCTGGCTCGGTGCCAGGTTGGGGCTCAATCGCACCATGAACATGGGGTTGGGGCTGCAGATCGTGGCGCTTGGTATGTTGCTGGTGCCGGCGGGCATGCTTACCGTGGCCTGGGTGATGGCTGCCCAGGCGCTGTCGGGCATCGCCAAGGATCTCAACAAGATGAGTGCCAAGAGTGCGGTCAAGGTGCTGGTGCCCAGCGATAGCGTCAATGCCCAGGGCGCGCTTTACCATTGGGTCGCGATGCTCACCGGCTCGAAAAACGCGCTCAAGGGATTGGGCTTCTTTCTGGGCGGTTTACTGCTGAGCCTTATTGGCTTCCAAGGCGCTGTGTTGGCCATGGCGCTTATGCTGGCCTTTGTGCTTGGCCTCTCATTGTGGCGCCTGCGTGCGGATATTGGGCGACAAAAAGTAAAACCCAAGTTTTCGGAAGTGTTTTCTAAATCCCGCGCCATCAACGTGCTTTCGGCGGCGCGTTTGTGTCTATTCGCTTCCCGGGATGTCTGGTTTGTGGTCGCCTTACCGGTCTTTTTGTACGACCAGCACGGCTGGAGCCACTGGACGGTAGGTGGGCTATTGGCTATCTGGGTGATCGGCTATGGCGGCGTCCAGACCCAGGCGCCCAAGCTGACACGGCTGTTGCATGGCGGGGCAAGGGCAGTCACTGCGGGTTGGGCGTCGGCTCTTGCCGTGCTGGCAATCCTGCTGGCGTTACTGCCGTTGGTACAGGTGGGCTGGTTGGTGGCGGGCTTGCTGGCCTTTGGCGTGCTGTTTGCGATCAACTCCAGCTGGCACAGTTACTTGATTGTGCATTACGCTCGTGCCGACGGCGTTTCCATGGATGTGGGTTTCTACTATATGGCCAACGCCATGGGGCGCTTGCTCGGTACTTTGCTATCGGGTTGGCTGTATATGGCCTACGGGCTTTCAGCCTGTCTCTGGGTAGCGTCAGCCCTGGTGGCGGCGAGTGCTTGTATGGCGCTGGCATTGCCGCGGCAGCATACGTAA
- a CDS encoding metalloregulator ArsR/SmtB family transcription factor, with the protein MENPLFSLDTVRVFKCLGDETRLMLMLMVRHEGELCVCELTHVLEESQPKVSRHLAQLRNCGLLNDRREGQWVYYGLAPGLPDWVTAIFDAAAVGETGRLALLQTRLQKMGNRPDRRLAMC; encoded by the coding sequence ATGGAGAATCCCTTGTTTTCACTGGATACCGTTCGCGTCTTCAAGTGTCTGGGAGACGAGACTCGCCTGATGTTGATGCTGATGGTTCGTCATGAGGGCGAGCTCTGCGTTTGTGAGTTGACCCATGTTCTGGAAGAGTCGCAGCCCAAGGTGTCGCGTCACCTCGCCCAGCTACGCAACTGTGGGCTGCTCAATGATCGTCGCGAAGGCCAGTGGGTTTACTATGGGCTGGCGCCCGGCCTGCCCGATTGGGTTACCGCTATTTTCGATGCCGCGGCGGTGGGCGAGACGGGCCGCTTGGCTTTGCTGCAGACGCGTCTGCAGAAGATGGGCAATCGTCCCGATCGACGCCTGGCCATGTGCTGA
- the chrA gene encoding chromate efflux transporter, translated as MTQQTVTETTGRVGEVFKAFLLLGLTSFGGPIAHLGYFRTEFVERRRWLSDQAYADLVALCQFLPGPASSQVGFALGLMRAGAWGAAAAWTAFTLPSAIVLVLFAYWATMMEGAISSGLIHGLKTVAVAIVAHAVWGMARTLCPDLPRAAIALVAVWIVVMLSGPLGQVTAILVGALAGMICCRARAESHVSQQCFPVSRTAGSIALGLFLLLLAVLPLLAWGTTSTTLKIFDAFYRAGALVFGGGHVVLPLLEVEVVQTGWVSSDAFLTGYGAAQAVPGPLFTFAAYLGSILEPGPNGLAGASLALLAIFLPGFLLLVAVLPFWSAFRQLSGAQALMRGANAAVVGILGAALYQPVWTSAILGPYDFALALTGFVLLTVWKWPAWAVVVIVSSGGLLLSLFTAATL; from the coding sequence ATGACGCAACAGACGGTGACCGAGACGACAGGACGTGTCGGAGAAGTCTTCAAGGCCTTTCTCCTGCTGGGATTGACCTCTTTCGGTGGCCCCATCGCGCATCTAGGCTATTTTCGCACCGAGTTCGTGGAGCGTCGTCGCTGGCTCTCCGATCAGGCCTATGCCGACTTGGTAGCGCTTTGTCAGTTTCTGCCGGGACCAGCCAGCAGTCAGGTGGGCTTTGCTCTGGGCCTGATGCGGGCTGGCGCCTGGGGGGCCGCGGCGGCCTGGACGGCTTTCACCCTGCCTTCTGCCATCGTGCTAGTGCTGTTCGCCTATTGGGCGACAATGATGGAGGGAGCTATCAGCAGTGGCCTCATCCATGGCCTGAAGACCGTGGCGGTAGCGATCGTCGCGCATGCCGTATGGGGCATGGCCCGGACCCTCTGCCCCGATCTCCCGCGGGCCGCCATAGCGCTTGTGGCGGTGTGGATTGTGGTTATGTTGAGCGGACCACTGGGCCAGGTGACAGCCATCCTGGTAGGCGCGCTGGCCGGCATGATCTGTTGTCGTGCCAGAGCGGAAAGCCATGTGAGCCAGCAGTGCTTTCCCGTGTCCCGTACGGCTGGCAGCATCGCCCTGGGGCTGTTTCTGCTCCTGCTGGCCGTCCTGCCGCTATTGGCATGGGGAACAACGAGCACGACGCTGAAGATTTTCGATGCCTTCTACCGTGCTGGGGCGCTGGTCTTCGGCGGAGGCCATGTGGTGCTGCCGCTGTTGGAAGTGGAAGTGGTGCAGACTGGCTGGGTCAGTTCGGATGCCTTCTTGACCGGTTATGGTGCCGCCCAGGCGGTGCCGGGGCCGCTGTTCACTTTCGCCGCCTACCTGGGCAGCATTCTGGAACCCGGCCCCAACGGACTGGCCGGCGCTTCTCTCGCCTTGTTGGCAATTTTCTTGCCGGGGTTCCTACTGCTGGTGGCAGTCTTGCCGTTCTGGAGTGCCTTTCGTCAGCTCAGCGGCGCCCAGGCGCTGATGCGCGGAGCCAACGCCGCTGTGGTGGGGATACTCGGCGCCGCGCTTTACCAGCCGGTATGGACCAGTGCCATTCTCGGCCCTTACGACTTCGCCCTGGCATTGACGGGCTTCGTGCTGTTGACCGTTTGGAAATGGCCGGCCTGGGCTGTTGTGGTGATAGTGAGCTCGGGTGGACTCCTGCTCAGCTTGTTCACAGCGGCCACACTTTGA
- a CDS encoding exopolysaccharide biosynthesis protein, translated as MRVLEERAIALILLLFAIPAIVPTPGVPAGMVFGTALAFIGLQMALGTKRIRLPPGVARLRIGREQLERILRKAAPHIERLERRLGERLEKLVSPIAIRWIGLVVLIMALLIALPIPFGNTLPGLAVLVLALGLAQRDGIAVVAGLGLALVAAIVSTALIGGSWWLIDGYLEGVPA; from the coding sequence TTGAGGGTCCTCGAAGAGCGTGCGATTGCCCTGATACTGTTGCTCTTTGCCATTCCTGCTATCGTGCCGACGCCAGGTGTTCCGGCCGGCATGGTATTCGGGACGGCACTTGCCTTCATCGGTCTTCAAATGGCGCTGGGTACCAAGCGTATTCGGTTGCCACCAGGGGTTGCCCGGCTGCGTATCGGTCGTGAACAGCTGGAACGGATTCTGCGAAAGGCGGCCCCTCACATTGAAAGGCTCGAGCGACGCCTGGGGGAGCGGCTGGAGAAACTTGTCTCACCGATAGCCATTCGTTGGATTGGGCTTGTAGTACTCATCATGGCCTTGCTGATCGCCCTCCCGATTCCGTTCGGGAACACGCTCCCGGGCCTGGCGGTGCTGGTTCTTGCTCTTGGACTCGCCCAGCGTGACGGCATTGCCGTCGTCGCCGGGCTGGGCCTGGCCCTCGTGGCCGCTATTGTCTCTACGGCACTTATCGGTGGAAGCTGGTGGCTGATCGACGGTTACCTAGAGGGTGTGCCAGCTTAG
- a CDS encoding CC/Se motif family (seleno)protein, producing the protein MGIEVTARAREWLNKKGGVATMRLSPRHGCCGGGANVAVAEARTPDEPTLYRRLEQDGLTLFIEPSLLGQGLVLDIEGFLGFRSLFVHGASPYAQGK; encoded by the coding sequence ATGGGCATCGAAGTCACGGCGCGGGCCCGCGAGTGGCTGAACAAGAAAGGCGGCGTGGCAACGATGCGGCTTTCGCCACGCCACGGCTGCTGTGGCGGCGGCGCCAATGTCGCGGTAGCCGAGGCTAGGACTCCCGATGAACCGACACTTTATCGGCGCCTGGAGCAGGATGGTCTGACACTGTTCATCGAACCATCGCTGCTCGGCCAAGGGCTCGTCCTCGACATCGAAGGTTTTCTAGGCTTCAGGTCGCTGTTCGTACATGGCGCTTCGCCCTATGCTCAGGGGAAATAA